Proteins encoded by one window of Thermoplasmata archaeon:
- a CDS encoding double-cubane-cluster-containing anaerobic reductase, which produces MEGGEREIPEGREAPAEETGEPGGGGMEGGGNGEVGGGRAEEATRGPGDEGSGPAPELSPTVQEVAGRIEEEVSEMERSGSGLEGMRYFYGLARGLFTKRVEELRALKEQGKKLIGVFCNFVPEELVIAAGAVPIRLCSGCQEPIATAEEVLPRNFCPAIKSSLGMLMVQSPHFQLADLLITPTTCDGKKKMAEVLAEYRPTWVLEVPHTTLTTQARQLWANELAMLKRNLEQFTGNRITRAGLRAAIELTNRRRALIRRLYEARKREDVPIWGRDALLATNLWFHDDPARWAAQMERLCDEVERRERGVADRKAPRILLTGSPVILPTWKLPRLIEESGGVLVADEICTGAKVVWDPVYVKDYSMTGMLLGLADRYLMNSCACFTPNRSRVERLLQFAQQFRASGVVYHVLMGCYIYSIEARHIERALMEKGTPMLTIETDYSTEDVEQIRTRVEAFLEMITSARV; this is translated from the coding sequence ATGGAGGGAGGTGAGAGGGAGATTCCGGAGGGCCGGGAAGCGCCGGCGGAGGAGACCGGCGAGCCGGGGGGCGGCGGGATGGAGGGAGGAGGGAATGGAGAAGTGGGAGGGGGACGCGCGGAGGAAGCGACGCGGGGGCCCGGGGACGAGGGGAGCGGCCCCGCGCCTGAACTCAGCCCCACGGTTCAGGAGGTCGCGGGGCGGATTGAGGAGGAGGTCTCGGAGATGGAGCGCTCCGGCTCCGGCCTCGAGGGGATGAGGTACTTCTACGGGCTCGCCCGGGGCCTCTTCACGAAGAGGGTCGAGGAGCTGCGGGCGCTGAAGGAGCAGGGGAAGAAGCTCATCGGCGTATTCTGCAACTTCGTGCCCGAGGAGCTTGTGATCGCCGCCGGCGCTGTGCCCATCAGGCTCTGCTCCGGCTGCCAGGAGCCGATCGCCACGGCCGAGGAGGTCCTTCCCAGGAACTTCTGCCCCGCGATCAAGTCGTCGCTGGGGATGCTGATGGTCCAGTCGCCCCACTTCCAGCTCGCGGACCTGCTCATCACGCCGACCACCTGCGATGGGAAGAAGAAGATGGCCGAGGTTCTGGCGGAGTACAGGCCGACCTGGGTCCTCGAGGTTCCGCACACCACCCTCACCACGCAGGCCCGCCAGCTCTGGGCAAACGAGCTGGCGATGCTGAAGAGGAATCTGGAGCAGTTCACCGGAAACAGAATCACGAGGGCGGGGTTGCGCGCCGCGATCGAGCTGACCAACCGCCGGAGGGCGCTGATTCGGAGGCTATACGAGGCGCGGAAGAGGGAGGACGTGCCGATATGGGGCAGGGACGCGCTCCTGGCCACAAACCTCTGGTTCCACGACGACCCCGCGAGGTGGGCGGCGCAGATGGAGAGGCTGTGCGACGAGGTCGAGAGGAGGGAGAGGGGGGTGGCCGACAGGAAGGCCCCCAGAATTCTCCTGACGGGCAGCCCGGTGATTCTGCCGACCTGGAAGCTGCCCAGACTCATAGAGGAGTCGGGAGGCGTTCTGGTCGCGGACGAGATATGCACTGGCGCGAAGGTGGTCTGGGACCCGGTGTACGTGAAGGACTACTCGATGACTGGGATGCTTCTCGGCCTCGCCGACCGCTACCTGATGAACTCCTGCGCCTGCTTCACCCCGAACCGCTCGCGTGTCGAGAGGCTGCTCCAGTTCGCGCAGCAGTTCAGGGCGAGCGGGGTGGTCTACCACGTGCTCATGGGCTGCTACATATACAGCATCGAGGCGCGGCACATAGAGAGGGCCCTGATGGAGAAGGGGACGCCGATGCTCACAATCGAGACCGACTACAGCACAGAGGACGTGGAGCAGATTCGCACCCGCGTGGAGGCTTTTCTGGAGATGATAACGAGCGCGAGGGTGTGA